The uncultured Celeribacter sp. genome includes the window GAATGCAGCCGCATCACCTCGTCGAGCCGATGGGTGATAAAGACAATCGCCGTGCCGCGCGCCTGCAACTCTTCGACAATCGCAAAGAGCCGTTCGATTTCGGTCGCGGTCAAAGAGGCGGTCGGCTCATCGAGGATGAGAATATCAGATCGGCGGCTCGCCAGCGCGCGGGCGATTTGCAAAAGCTGCTTTTCAGCCACCGAAATGTCCCGCACCAGATCCTCCGGCGCACAGGTCATTTTCAAATCATCGAGAAAAGGCCGCGCCGCCTCTTCAAGCGTCTTGCGCCGGAACAGCGCGCCATTTTCCAGCGGCAGGAACATGTTTTCCGCGACTGTCATATGGTCGAAGAGGTTCAACTCCTGCGGCACATAGCCGATCGCCGGAGGTGCCTCGCCATCGTGGTGCAAATCGCCCTCATCGGGACGGTAGATGCCAGTCAGCACCTTGACCAGCGTGCTTTTCCCCGCGCCGTTTTCGCCAACAATGCAATGCACTTCGCCGCGTTCGAACCGCAAATCCACCGCATCCAGCGCGATCACACCAGGAAAGCGCTTGGTGATGCCACGGGCTTCCAAAAGGCTCATATCGATCTCCCTGAGATTGGCCTGAGAATGAGACCGGGGGCATCACAGGATGCGCCCGGTCGATGTTCTGAAACCGGATCTTAGAAGCCGTCGATATTGCCTTCGGCCACCATATCGGGCGTCATGTAACCGATGCCCGTGTCAATCCAGGACGGCGTTTCCACGCCCATGTTCTGAAGCATCAGCGCCACCGTGGACCATTCGCCGATCATGCGTGGGCGGGTGGCAATCGACAGATCGAGCACCCCGTCACGCATCAGTTCCTGAAGCTGCGGCACATCATCGATGCCGACGAATTGCACCTCGCCGACACGCCCCGCTTCGCGCAGCGCAAGCCCCACACCAACGGGACCGGCGGCATCCACCACGGCGATGGCATCGAGATCGGCATTGGCCGCCAACATGCGCGAGGCTTCGGTCTGGGCCTTTTGCACATCGTCATAATCAAAGCCCTCGTCGACGATCTCGACATCCGGGTATTGCGCGAACAGGTCCGTCAGCGCCTTGTAACGGTCCGCATGGGCGGAGTTGGTCGGCACACCGTGCAGGATCGCGATCTTGCCCTTATTGTCGATGCGCTTCAAAAGTTCTTCGCCCAAAATCCGCCCCTGATCGTAGAAATCATTGGAGATATAGGTGAATTGCGAGCCCTGCGGCGCGGTCGAGACAAAAAGCACGACCGGGATGCCGCGATCACGGGCTTCGTTGAGGATCGGCATACTGGCATTCACGTCGATGGCATCGATGGCGATACCGTCGGGTTTCGTCGCGATGGCGCGCTCCAAAAGCGTGTTTTGTTCGACCAGATCGGCCTGCGCCGGGGCTTGGTAATCGATGGTGATCTTGGTGCCGAGCTGGGCGCTCAACTGCTCCGCGGAGTCCGCCGCCGCGTCGTGAACGATGTCGAACCACGCCTGCGCCAAAATCGGGATCATCACAAAGCGATATTCGTCCTTGATCTCAGGAACTGCGTCTTGAGCCGATACGCTTGTTGCGCCCAACGTTGTGCCAAACACAATACCACAGGCTGCTGCCGAAAGACCGCGCATAAGTTTTCTCATAGTTTCCTCCCATTGCGAGCATGCCTCCACGCATGCTCAATTTCAGGCCCCTCTCCTCCAGAGAAACCAACTCCAATCCCGCGCCGCATATGCGCGCCTCTCGCCGAGGCACCTCTCCCCAGCGCGAGTCTTTGGTGTTATTTATTTCATAAATGTTATTTATATAATTCCGACTGTCAAGAAACATTCTTCGATCACTCCGCTTATTCGTTTCCAAGGTGACGGCTTTCAGGGAGATATGGCATGTCATTCAACGCAGGGCCTGTCCCGCCCGGCTCTGTCTTGGACAGAGCTGCAACACGTCGGACAGCATAAAAGCGGGCCCGATAAATTGAATGCCTTTCGAAAAAAAGGTATCTGCTTTTAAAGAGTACGCAAAGGTTTCGGAAAGGTCGCAATGTCCGTTTTAATCGTCATCCCCGCTCGCTATGGGTCAAGCAGATTGCCCGGAAAACCCATGTTCGACATCGCAGGTGTCAGCATGCTGGAGCGGGTTTGGAACAGGTTGGCGGCTTCATCGTGGGCGCAGAGGAACCTTTGCGCCTGCCTTGCCGATTTGAAACGGCCCTGGATTTTCTCGCGCTTTCGCGTGGGTCTGTGCGATCCCTCAATACGATTGTTCAGCCCTTTGTGCGCCCGGTGATCCACGTTCAGCCCGAGCTGCCGCAGGGCCGCGCCGTAGCTGCGCAGCTTGTCCGTCACGATGACGCGGGGCTCACCCCAGCGGGCGATCAGCCGTGAAATGAAACGCTTCGCCGCCCGCGCATTGCGGCGCGTTTGCACGCGGATGTCGAGAACTTCGCCGTTGCTGTCCACGGCGCGCCACAGCCAGTGTCGCACGCCGTTGATCATGATCACCACCTCGTCCAGATGCCATTTGTCGGCGGGCCGCGGGCGCGTAGCGCGAACCCGTTTCGCGATCTGCGGTCCGAATTTCCCCACCCATGCCCGGATCGCCTCATAGCTCACCACGATACCGCGTTCGGCCAGCAGATCCTCGACATCACGCAGGCTAAGCGAGAAGCGATAATACGCCCAGACCGCGTAGGAAATGATGGAGCGCGGAAAGCGGTGGCCTTTCAGGCGCGGTCCGGAAATCTGACTGATCATCGCACGGAGCTACATAACTGCCCTGCGGAGGGCAATAACTTGACGATTCCTGACGGGACCTCTAAACGCGTTTACTGTTCCCCATAACGACCTCGAAAAAATGACTTTCAAGACGCTGTGCCCAGCTTACGGCCTTAGAAAGGTTGATTGGTTCTACGCCAATCTCACCTTTCCACCCCTACTCAAGCTTGCAGATTGCCGGTCTGTGTCATCCCGGACGCCATATAGCCTCCATCTACCGTCAAGGCCTCGCCATTAACAAAGGACGCGGCAGGGCTTGCGAGATAGGCTACGGCCTCTGCAATATCTTCCGGCTGCCCGAGGCGGCGGGTCGGTGTCATGTCCAGCACACGGGACCATGTTTCCTCACTGTAAGCGGCGCGTGTCATCGGTGTCTCTATGACCCCCGGCGCAATGGCATTGGTGGTGATGCCACGCGCGCCGAGTTCAAGCGCAAACTGCCGCGTAAGCCCCAGAATGGCGGCTTTCGAAGTGCCATAAGCAGTGCGCCCGACACCGGCCCGCAGACCGGAGATCGAGGCGATATTGATGATCCGCCCATAGCCGCGTGCCACCATACCGCGGGCGATATACTGGCTCACGCAGAAGGTGCCGGTGACATTGACCTCCATGACCTTGCGCCAGCTTTCATGGGAAAAGTCCAGCAACGGCTCAACGAGAATGAGCCCGGCGCTGTTCACAAGAATGTCGATGGGACCAAGTTCGTCTTCGGCTTTGGAAACCACGCCGGGAAGTGCGGCCGCATCCGCAACATCGTGGGTGAGAGCAATCGCTGTTCCACCCTGTGCGGCGATCTCGCGGGCGACCTCTTCGGCGGCCTCCAGGCGCAGGTCGGTGACGGCCACACGGGCCCCCAACGCTGCCAACCGCAGAGCGCTTGCCCGCCCGATGCCAGAACCGCCACCGGTGATGAAGGCGATGCCGTAATCCGTTCGTTGTGTCATAGGAAATCTCCTGAGTTATCGGGACATCATGGTGTCAGGCAGCCAGGTGATGATGGACGGGAAGGCGAAGAGTAGAACGATGGTGATCATCTCGATCGCCACGAACCAAAGCGCACCCCGAAACACATCAGGCAAGGGTGTCTCTCGGTCGATGCCTGCGATGACGAAACAATTGAGGCCGACGGGCGGGGTGATCAGCCCGATCTCACACATTTTCACGCAAAGAATGCCGAACCAGATCGGATCGAATCCAAGTCCCGACACAGTAGGAAACACGATGGGCAAGGTGATCACCATCATCGAGAAGGCATCGAGAAACATGCCGAGCGGGATATAGAACAAAAGGAGCACCGCAACGATCAGATGAGGAGGAATGCCGCTTTCGGTGATGGCGCCTGCGATCATCTGCGGCACCTGCACGAGGGTCAGGAAAAAGCTGAAAATGCCCGCGCCAATCATGGTGAAGAGGATCATCACCGTGGTGGTGGCGGTCGAGCGGAAGCTTTCGGAAAGCGCAGTGCTCAGACGCCCGCGCGCGGACTTCGCGAAGACCAGCATGAGCAAGGCGGCGAGCGCACCGATGGCACCGGCTTCGGTGGGCGTAACGAAGCCGAGGTAAATTCCGCCCAGCACGATCACGAACAGGACGAGCACCTGCCAGGCCTGCGTCGTCGAGGACAGACGCTCTCCCCAAGAGGCCTTAGGGGCTCGGGTGGAGTGATGCTGAACCCGATGGCCGATCAAGGCGACACCGATCATGAAGGCGACCGTGGTGATCAGGCCGGGAACAAAGCCCGCGATCAACATTTTTCCGGCGGAGACCTCGGTCAGGGCTGCATAGAAAATCAGCAGGACGGATGGCGGGATCAGCACGCCAAGCACGCCACCTGCAGCCACGGCCCCTGACGCGAGGCGCGGATCGTAGCCCTTCTCCTTCATCTCCGGGATGGCGACCGCCCCCACTGTGGCCGCCGTCGCCACCGAAGACCCCGAGGTCGCGGCAAAACCCGCGGAGGTCAGGATGCTCGCCATCGCCAGTCCGCCCGGCAGGTGACCGACCCATTTGTTGGCGACATGGAACAGGCGCTTTCCGACCTGCGCATGATGCGCGAAAGCCCCCATGAGGATGAAAAGCGGGATGACCGTAAGCGCGTAACTGGCAGTATGGCTGAAGGAAAAGGATTTCAGCCGTGCCAGCAGAAAGCCCAGGTTTTCCACCATGACGATGCCGAAGGCGCCGGAGAGGGCCAGAGCAGCAAAGACCGGGGTGCCCAGAGCCATGAGGAAAAAGATCAGCCCGACGGCGAGCAAGGTGATGAGTGTCACATCCATTGTCGATGTCCTGTGAAATGCAATGTCGCGGTCCCGGTGACATACGCCGGGACCTTTTTCGTGGGGCGCGCGCGGCTCAGTGCTGGGGCGTGTCCCCCGCACCCGAGCGCGCGGTGTCGATATGCGGCAACTCGATCTGTTTGAGCGCGATGCGCACGCTGTGCAGGGCGGCTTGTAGCGCAGCAAACCAGAGCCCTGCGGCCACCGCGATCTTGGCCCACCAGATCGGCACCTGGAAATAGCCCCAACGGAATTCCCGGATCGAGAAGGAATAGGCCGCCTCCTGTGTTGCCGGCCAGGCCAGCATCAGAAAGGTCAGCGCAGCAAACAGCCAGGCAAGCGCCGTGCAACCACGCGAAAACGGTCCGGGCAGCGCATCGGTCATCATGGTGACACGGATGTGGCCGTCATCGAGCAGGGTCGCGCCCAGCCCCATGAAAACCACCATCACCATGGACATTTCCGTCATCTCGAACAGCCCGGGCACGGCGCGCCCGAAGGCGGCGCGGGCCACCACATCCACTGTGATGGCCACCATCATGAAGGCGAGGAACCCCAGCGCCAGCCATGATGTGATCCGGGCGATCCCGTCGAGCAGGCGGTTCAGCCACGCCAGCATCAGCTTACAGACCTGCCGCGATTTCGACCGGGCGTTTCATCGTCCCGGTGCCTGCGTGACGCGCGATCGCCTCTTCGACCACTGCCTGCATGGCCGCCCCGTCGATGCCGTTGGGCTTGGCCACGGTCTCGATCCACTTGTTGACCTGTGCGGGTTGAACAAGCGCCTTGGTCCGGGCCTTTTCCGCATCCGAGAGCGAGGAGAGCACCACGCCTTCGGCCTGCGCCTTCTGTACGTAATCGGCCAGCACCTTGTTGTAGATCTCGGCAAATTTCCCACCATAGAGCTCATCGGCCAGATCGGTACATATCTGTTGGTGTTCTGCAGGGAGGCCCTCCCAGACGCGGCCGTTCATGATCGTGACGGCGGGGGCATGCGGACCATCGCCGATGTCGTAGAAATTCGGGGCGATCTCGTGCAGCTTGTAGGCGACAGCAGTGACGAAATCGAAGCCGTAGACCCCATCGAGAACCCCGCGTTCGAGCGCCTGATAGACCTCGCCCGCCGCCATCGGTACGGCAATGCCGCCGAGGCTTTCGATCACATCGGTGGCGACGCCGTAGCCACGGATCTTCTTGCCCTTGATGTCGTCGATCGAGGTGATCGGATCGCGCATCACCAGAGGCGCA containing:
- a CDS encoding substrate-binding domain-containing protein — translated: MRKLMRGLSAAACGIVFGTTLGATSVSAQDAVPEIKDEYRFVMIPILAQAWFDIVHDAAADSAEQLSAQLGTKITIDYQAPAQADLVEQNTLLERAIATKPDGIAIDAIDVNASMPILNEARDRGIPVVLFVSTAPQGSQFTYISNDFYDQGRILGEELLKRIDNKGKIAILHGVPTNSAHADRYKALTDLFAQYPDVEIVDEGFDYDDVQKAQTEASRMLAANADLDAIAVVDAAGPVGVGLALREAGRVGEVQFVGIDDVPQLQELMRDGVLDLSIATRPRMIGEWSTVALMLQNMGVETPSWIDTGIGYMTPDMVAEGNIDGF
- a CDS encoding SDR family NAD(P)-dependent oxidoreductase — its product is MTQRTDYGIAFITGGGSGIGRASALRLAALGARVAVTDLRLEAAEEVAREIAAQGGTAIALTHDVADAAALPGVVSKAEDELGPIDILVNSAGLILVEPLLDFSHESWRKVMEVNVTGTFCVSQYIARGMVARGYGRIINIASISGLRAGVGRTAYGTSKAAILGLTRQFALELGARGITTNAIAPGVIETPMTRAAYSEETWSRVLDMTPTRRLGQPEDIAEAVAYLASPAASFVNGEALTVDGGYMASGMTQTGNLQA
- a CDS encoding TRAP transporter large permease — protein: MDVTLITLLAVGLIFFLMALGTPVFAALALSGAFGIVMVENLGFLLARLKSFSFSHTASYALTVIPLFILMGAFAHHAQVGKRLFHVANKWVGHLPGGLAMASILTSAGFAATSGSSVATAATVGAVAIPEMKEKGYDPRLASGAVAAGGVLGVLIPPSVLLIFYAALTEVSAGKMLIAGFVPGLITTVAFMIGVALIGHRVQHHSTRAPKASWGERLSSTTQAWQVLVLFVIVLGGIYLGFVTPTEAGAIGALAALLMLVFAKSARGRLSTALSESFRSTATTTVMILFTMIGAGIFSFFLTLVQVPQMIAGAITESGIPPHLIVAVLLLFYIPLGMFLDAFSMMVITLPIVFPTVSGLGFDPIWFGILCVKMCEIGLITPPVGLNCFVIAGIDRETPLPDVFRGALWFVAIEMITIVLLFAFPSIITWLPDTMMSR
- a CDS encoding TRAP transporter small permease, translated to MLAWLNRLLDGIARITSWLALGFLAFMMVAITVDVVARAAFGRAVPGLFEMTEMSMVMVVFMGLGATLLDDGHIRVTMMTDALPGPFSRGCTALAWLFAALTFLMLAWPATQEAAYSFSIREFRWGYFQVPIWWAKIAVAAGLWFAALQAALHSVRIALKQIELPHIDTARSGAGDTPQH
- a CDS encoding C4-dicarboxylate TRAP transporter substrate-binding protein is translated as MKRRDFLKSTGAFAGAGLISGLPGLAHAATSLKFDSYVSETAGPSWVDRWFLEELANRSNGEIGVKYYWAGSLNKVGEHLGAVRDGTSEMTLIAPGYYQAELPVTRGLEWYFRMERADELQLVCRDVYENFAPLRQEWEERHRSKVLYWTNWNYAPLVMRDPITSIDDIKGKKIRGYGVATDVIESLGGIAVPMAAGEVYQALERGVLDGVYGFDFVTAVAYKLHEIAPNFYDIGDGPHAPAVTIMNGRVWEGLPAEHQQICTDLADELYGGKFAEIYNKVLADYVQKAQAEGVVLSSLSDAEKARTKALVQPAQVNKWIETVAKPNGIDGAAMQAVVEEAIARHAGTGTMKRPVEIAAGL